A region from the Clavibacter sp. A6099 genome encodes:
- a CDS encoding ABC transporter ATP-binding protein translates to MSETTTTPEISGRSILLDGVTKRYPGQAKPAVDGITLEIPAGKIVMLVGPSGCGKTTTLKMINRLIEPTEGRVVLGDEDVTGIDGDELRRRIGYVIQAGGLFPHMTVAANIAVVPKMLGWDAARIRARVDELLELVSLDPEQYRDRYPKELSGGQQQRVGVARALAADPPVLLMDEPFGAVDPITRQRLQDELIRIQAELQKTIVIVTHDFDEAVKLGDWIVVFAEGARIVQYDTPERILAEPADAFVEEFIGSGAGLKQLTLRRVDEVPLADAVIAHPGDAARDVLARMDEVGHQHAVVVDARKRPIQWPSRRQLGRIDVVGGVPEPRLPVIGNRATLNDALDTMLVSSAGAALVTGRGGAFLGVIDVETVMDAITSARASAAGGVVGAPVGTNTGTIGTVGADAARAEQAAGSPAADSPAAQDGLAG, encoded by the coding sequence GTGTCTGAGACAACCACCACCCCCGAGATCAGCGGCCGCTCGATCCTGCTCGACGGCGTCACCAAGCGGTACCCGGGACAGGCGAAGCCCGCCGTCGACGGCATCACGCTGGAGATCCCCGCCGGCAAGATCGTCATGCTCGTCGGCCCGTCCGGCTGCGGCAAGACCACCACGCTGAAGATGATCAACCGGCTCATCGAGCCCACGGAGGGCCGCGTCGTCCTCGGCGACGAGGACGTCACGGGCATCGACGGCGACGAGCTGCGGCGCCGCATCGGCTACGTGATCCAGGCCGGCGGGCTCTTCCCGCACATGACCGTGGCGGCGAACATCGCCGTGGTGCCCAAGATGCTCGGCTGGGATGCCGCCCGCATCCGCGCCCGCGTCGACGAGCTGCTCGAGCTGGTCTCGCTCGACCCCGAGCAGTACCGCGACCGCTACCCGAAGGAGCTCTCCGGCGGCCAGCAGCAGCGCGTCGGCGTGGCCCGCGCGCTCGCGGCCGACCCGCCCGTGCTGCTCATGGACGAGCCGTTCGGCGCGGTGGACCCGATCACCCGGCAGCGCCTGCAGGACGAGCTGATCCGCATCCAGGCCGAGCTGCAGAAGACGATCGTCATCGTCACGCACGACTTCGACGAGGCCGTGAAGCTCGGCGACTGGATCGTCGTCTTCGCCGAGGGCGCGCGCATCGTGCAGTACGACACCCCCGAGCGGATCCTCGCCGAGCCCGCCGACGCGTTCGTCGAGGAGTTCATCGGCTCGGGCGCGGGCCTCAAGCAGCTGACGCTCCGCCGCGTGGACGAGGTGCCCCTCGCGGACGCCGTCATCGCGCACCCCGGCGACGCCGCGCGCGACGTGCTCGCGCGGATGGACGAGGTCGGCCACCAGCACGCGGTGGTCGTCGACGCCAGGAAGCGCCCGATCCAGTGGCCGTCGCGCCGCCAGCTCGGCCGGATCGACGTCGTCGGCGGAGTCCCCGAGCCGCGGCTGCCGGTGATCGGCAACCGCGCGACCCTCAACGACGCGCTCGACACCATGCTCGTCTCGAGCGCGGGCGCCGCGCTCGTCACCGGGCGCGGCGGGGCCTTCCTCGGCGTGATCGACGTCGAGACGGTCATGGACGCCATCACGAGCGCCCGGGCCTCGGCGGCCGGCGGCGTCGTGGGCGCTCCCGTCGGCACGAACACCGGCACGATCGGCACCGTGGGCGCCGACGCCGCGCGGGCCGAGCAGGCCGCCGGATCGCCCGCCGCCGACTCCCCCGCCGCGCAGGACGGGCTTGCCGGATGA
- a CDS encoding J domain-containing protein, which yields MPVPSRDADAYAVLGVEPSASQDEIRRAYRRRVRDAHPDMGGSADAFQAVRDAFEAVGDPESRARYERTLRDAPAPEDPVGRAHPASPGSTSAGEAWDPASRRGRPGAPRARPAARTRSFGHPGGFARLRYLALVREWLADPAEPSVPAAPVPPRGGAALSDRPEPYVRRARAIAPPVLGVLLALILLVSGLGALAAAVGLVLGAAAGLAAAGPIGRAWHRSEEPRRRAAQRLQEEAIAHERALRAYPDLMAAYSARLARLEGLRRRFEADAYASDLVAEVPAAASEALRAAVAQEETARELMELGPSYAFWNGVAVPRSGDAIDHLVLGPQGLVAVESVPAGSAAATDPSARDAALRGLDARARALAREMDVPVVGLVLSLPSGVLGAAPVVLHAADDPHALPAYAVARTLLADHVAAGLPGLHAMDPERLLAVRTRLVLDARFV from the coding sequence ATGCCCGTCCCGTCACGCGACGCCGACGCGTACGCCGTGCTCGGCGTCGAGCCGTCCGCGTCGCAGGACGAGATCCGCCGCGCCTACCGCCGTCGCGTGCGCGACGCCCACCCCGACATGGGCGGCAGCGCCGACGCGTTCCAGGCCGTCCGCGATGCGTTCGAGGCGGTGGGAGATCCCGAGAGCCGCGCCCGCTACGAGCGCACGCTCCGCGATGCCCCGGCCCCCGAGGACCCCGTCGGCCGCGCGCACCCCGCCTCCCCGGGCTCCACCTCGGCCGGCGAGGCGTGGGACCCGGCGTCCCGCCGCGGACGTCCCGGCGCGCCGCGTGCCCGTCCCGCCGCGCGCACGCGCAGCTTCGGGCACCCGGGCGGCTTCGCCCGGCTCCGCTACCTGGCCCTCGTGCGCGAGTGGCTGGCGGATCCCGCGGAGCCGTCCGTGCCCGCGGCCCCGGTCCCGCCGCGCGGGGGCGCGGCGCTGTCCGACCGGCCCGAGCCCTACGTCCGGCGTGCGCGCGCGATCGCACCGCCCGTGCTCGGGGTCCTGCTCGCCCTGATCCTGCTCGTCTCCGGCCTGGGCGCGCTGGCCGCCGCCGTGGGTCTCGTCCTGGGCGCGGCCGCCGGCCTCGCCGCCGCGGGGCCGATCGGACGCGCCTGGCACCGCTCCGAGGAACCGCGACGCCGCGCGGCGCAGCGGCTGCAGGAGGAGGCCATCGCGCACGAGCGGGCCCTCCGCGCCTACCCCGACCTCATGGCCGCCTACAGCGCGCGACTCGCCCGCCTCGAGGGGCTGCGCCGACGCTTCGAGGCCGACGCATACGCATCCGACCTCGTCGCCGAGGTGCCCGCGGCCGCCTCCGAGGCGCTGCGGGCCGCCGTCGCCCAGGAGGAGACCGCGCGCGAGCTGATGGAGCTCGGGCCGTCCTACGCGTTCTGGAACGGCGTGGCCGTGCCGCGCTCCGGCGACGCGATCGACCACCTCGTGCTCGGGCCGCAGGGGCTCGTCGCCGTCGAGTCGGTGCCCGCGGGATCGGCCGCCGCCACGGATCCGTCGGCGCGCGACGCCGCGCTCCGCGGACTCGACGCCCGCGCCCGTGCGCTCGCCCGCGAGATGGACGTGCCCGTGGTCGGCCTCGTGCTCTCGCTGCCGTCCGGTGTCCTCGGCGCCGCGCCCGTCGTCCTGCACGCGGCCGACGACCCGCACGCGCTCCCGGCCTACGCCGTCGCCCGCACGCTCCTCGCCGACCACGTCGCCGCGGGTCTGCCTGGCCTCCACGCGATGGATCCGGAGCGCCTGCTGGCGGTCCGCACGCGCCTCGTGCTCGACGCGCGCTTCGTCTAG
- a CDS encoding glycine betaine ABC transporter substrate-binding protein, with protein MTTLPRSARLRRALGVPALVTAALATLTGCGLQPATAYVPDTAPGSIQPLDLPAGAQLTVTSKNFTEQLILGKIAVIAAKAAGFDVTDQTNVPGSVPARELMTSHGADMTWEYTGTAWLSYLGEPKGIPDQRAQYEAVRDADAANGLTWLTPAPLNNTYALAIRSEEADELGITKLSQIKDLPVDQRTFCVEAEFNSRSDGLSPLLETYGIPRGSADGVPDGNVSIFDTGAVYTATDRGTCEFGEVFTTDGRIDKLGLTILQDDLGFFPAYNVAPVLDSATLAEYPGLKDVFDRISPVITDDALRDMNLRVDDQGEEPADVAYEFMVDHGFVTAP; from the coding sequence GTGACGACCCTCCCCCGCTCCGCCCGCCTGCGCCGCGCGCTCGGCGTGCCCGCGCTCGTGACCGCTGCCCTCGCGACGCTCACCGGCTGCGGCCTCCAGCCCGCGACGGCGTACGTCCCGGACACCGCGCCCGGCTCCATCCAGCCCCTCGACCTGCCCGCCGGCGCGCAACTCACCGTCACGTCGAAGAACTTCACCGAGCAGCTGATCCTCGGCAAGATCGCCGTCATCGCGGCGAAGGCGGCCGGGTTCGACGTCACCGACCAGACGAACGTGCCCGGCAGCGTGCCGGCCCGCGAGCTCATGACGAGCCACGGCGCCGACATGACCTGGGAGTACACGGGCACGGCGTGGCTCAGCTACCTGGGCGAGCCGAAGGGCATCCCGGACCAGCGCGCCCAGTACGAGGCCGTGCGCGACGCCGACGCGGCCAACGGGCTCACCTGGCTGACGCCGGCGCCGCTCAACAACACGTACGCGCTCGCCATCCGCAGCGAGGAGGCCGACGAGCTCGGCATCACGAAGCTCTCGCAGATCAAGGACCTGCCCGTGGATCAGCGCACGTTCTGCGTGGAGGCGGAGTTCAACTCCCGCTCCGACGGCCTGTCGCCGCTGCTGGAGACCTACGGCATCCCGCGCGGATCAGCGGACGGCGTGCCCGACGGCAACGTGTCGATCTTCGACACAGGCGCCGTCTACACGGCGACGGATCGCGGCACGTGCGAGTTCGGCGAGGTCTTCACGACCGACGGCCGCATCGACAAGCTCGGCCTCACGATCCTCCAGGACGACCTCGGCTTCTTCCCGGCCTACAACGTCGCGCCGGTGCTCGACTCGGCGACCCTCGCCGAGTACCCGGGGCTGAAGGACGTGTTCGACCGGATCTCCCCCGTCATCACCGACGACGCCCTCCGCGACATGAACCTCCGCGTCGACGACCAGGGCGAGGAGCCCGCGGACGTCGCCTACGAGTTCATGGTCGACCACGGGTTCGTCACGGCGCCCTGA
- a CDS encoding magnesium and cobalt transport protein CorA, with product MTVVDSAVYVQGVRTADPESLDETFEVMRERQGLAWIGLYRPDPEELHRVADEFGLHPLAVEDALSGHQRSKMERYGDTWFVVLRPARYLDADERVEFGELHVFVGPDFVVTIRHAESPDLAAVRHRLEEDRELLALGPRAVMYAILDQVVDEYGPVAAGLEDDVDEIEDQIFGADPDVSRRIYALMREITAFQRATAPLGSILDDLRQRAEEHEVDLELRRGFRDVHDHVIRVAERADAFRTLLQNALTVHTTLVGQRQNDEMKKLTETSLAQNDQVKRISSWAAILFAPTLVGTIYGMNFVNMPELKWTYGYPLALGLMVLMGVILYAAFRKRGWI from the coding sequence ATGACCGTCGTCGACAGCGCCGTGTACGTGCAGGGGGTCCGCACCGCGGATCCCGAGAGCCTCGACGAGACGTTCGAGGTGATGCGGGAGCGCCAGGGCCTCGCGTGGATCGGCCTGTACCGGCCGGACCCGGAGGAGCTGCACCGCGTCGCCGACGAGTTCGGCCTGCACCCGCTCGCCGTCGAGGACGCGCTCAGCGGGCACCAGCGCTCGAAGATGGAGCGCTACGGCGACACCTGGTTCGTGGTGCTCCGCCCCGCGCGCTACCTCGACGCCGACGAGCGCGTCGAGTTCGGGGAGCTCCACGTCTTCGTCGGGCCCGACTTCGTCGTCACGATCCGCCACGCCGAGTCGCCCGACCTCGCCGCCGTCCGGCACCGCCTCGAGGAGGACCGCGAGCTCCTCGCGCTCGGGCCGCGCGCCGTCATGTACGCGATCCTCGACCAGGTCGTCGACGAGTACGGGCCCGTCGCGGCGGGCCTCGAGGACGACGTCGACGAGATCGAGGACCAGATCTTCGGCGCCGACCCCGACGTCTCCCGCCGCATCTACGCGCTGATGCGCGAGATCACCGCGTTCCAGCGGGCGACGGCGCCGCTCGGCTCCATCCTCGACGACCTCCGCCAGCGCGCCGAGGAGCACGAGGTGGACCTCGAGCTCCGTCGCGGCTTCCGCGACGTGCACGACCACGTCATCCGGGTCGCCGAGCGCGCCGACGCCTTCCGCACGCTGCTGCAGAACGCGCTCACCGTGCACACGACGCTCGTCGGCCAGCGCCAGAACGACGAGATGAAGAAGCTCACCGAGACGAGCCTCGCCCAGAACGACCAGGTGAAGCGGATCTCCTCCTGGGCCGCCATCCTGTTCGCGCCCACGCTCGTCGGCACCATCTACGGGATGAACTTCGTCAACATGCCGGAGCTGAAGTGGACCTACGGGTACCCGCTCGCGCTCGGCCTCATGGTCCTGATGGGCGTGATCCTCTACGCCGCATTCCGGAAGCGCGGCTGGATCTGA
- a CDS encoding diadenosine tetraphosphate hydrolase, with protein sequence MDWREDRIGSARRGENPTVLAELGAGYAVIGDVQFLPGYCVLLGTDPTATALAEMPRIERVRFLADADLLASAVERACRDLVPGFRRVNIEVLGNADAFIHAHIWPRYSWEPAELVVRPVWLHPAERWHDLATALGDAHDELRVRIRDELRQLAQDQSVEVRAP encoded by the coding sequence ATGGACTGGCGCGAGGACCGGATCGGATCAGCCAGGAGGGGCGAGAACCCCACCGTCCTCGCCGAGCTGGGCGCCGGGTACGCCGTCATCGGCGACGTGCAGTTCCTCCCGGGCTACTGCGTGCTGCTCGGCACGGACCCGACCGCCACGGCCCTCGCGGAGATGCCGCGGATCGAGCGCGTGCGGTTCCTCGCGGACGCCGACCTCCTCGCCTCCGCCGTCGAGCGGGCGTGCCGCGACCTCGTGCCCGGCTTCCGTCGCGTGAACATCGAGGTGCTGGGCAACGCCGACGCCTTCATCCACGCGCACATCTGGCCCCGCTACTCCTGGGAGCCGGCGGAGCTCGTCGTGCGACCGGTCTGGCTCCACCCCGCCGAGCGGTGGCACGACCTCGCGACCGCGCTCGGCGACGCGCACGACGAGCTGCGCGTGCGGATCCGCGACGAGCTGCGGCAGCTCGCCCAGGACCAGTCGGTCGAGGTCAGGGCGCCGTGA
- a CDS encoding ABC transporter permease: MWDFLSSRADQIAFSAWQHLSLVVQCLVLATVIAVGIAALVYRSRPLSSLANSVSAIGLTLPAFALVGLLIAPLGFGVAPAVAVVTFFAVLPILRNAVVGLTGIDPAIVESARGIGMGRVRTLLRVELPLAWPVILGGIRVSAQMVMGIAAVAAYVLGPGLGGFIFSGLSRLGGANATESVLTGVIGVVLLALLLDLVLVGIGRLTTPRGIRV; encoded by the coding sequence ATGTGGGACTTCCTGTCCTCCCGCGCCGACCAGATCGCGTTCTCCGCGTGGCAGCATCTCAGCCTCGTGGTGCAGTGCCTCGTGCTCGCGACCGTGATCGCCGTGGGGATCGCGGCGCTCGTCTACCGAAGCCGACCGCTGAGCTCGCTGGCCAACAGCGTCTCGGCGATCGGGCTGACGCTCCCCGCGTTCGCACTGGTGGGGCTTCTCATCGCGCCGCTCGGGTTCGGCGTCGCGCCGGCCGTCGCGGTCGTCACGTTCTTCGCCGTGCTGCCCATCCTGCGGAACGCGGTGGTCGGGCTCACGGGCATCGACCCCGCGATCGTGGAGTCGGCGCGCGGGATCGGCATGGGCCGCGTCCGCACGCTGCTGCGCGTCGAGCTGCCCCTCGCCTGGCCCGTCATCCTCGGCGGCATCCGCGTGTCCGCCCAGATGGTCATGGGCATCGCCGCCGTGGCCGCCTACGTGCTCGGCCCCGGGCTCGGCGGCTTCATCTTCTCCGGGCTCTCCCGCCTCGGCGGCGCGAACGCGACCGAGTCCGTCCTCACGGGCGTCATCGGCGTCGTCCTGCTCGCCCTCCTGCTCGACCTCGTCCTCGTCGGCATCGGCCGGCTCACCACTCCGAGAGGCATCCGTGTCTGA
- a CDS encoding ABC transporter permease yields the protein MSAVTDARTDAVGGAQGWRGLIAQPVAIAAVLAGYLVWLAVAPLTAVERTTLAPGALGKATLEHLGLTFSAAVIVLVIAVPLGVLLTRGRFRGYSAPVLAVANFGQAAPAIGLVVLLSMVITGSGFAASLVALVLYAALPVLRNTMIGIRGVDERLVEAGRGMGMSRASVLFRIELPLAVPVMLAGIRTALVLLVGTAALAAFVNGGGLGILITTGVNLYLYPVLISGALLISLLALAIDWLGRVVEHVARPKGL from the coding sequence ATGAGCGCCGTGACCGATGCCCGCACCGACGCCGTCGGCGGCGCGCAGGGCTGGCGCGGGCTCATCGCGCAGCCCGTCGCGATCGCGGCGGTCCTCGCGGGGTACCTCGTGTGGCTCGCCGTCGCGCCGCTCACCGCGGTCGAGCGCACCACGCTCGCGCCGGGCGCGCTCGGCAAGGCGACCCTGGAGCACCTGGGCCTCACCTTCTCCGCGGCCGTCATCGTGCTGGTCATCGCGGTCCCGCTCGGCGTCCTGCTCACCCGCGGTCGCTTCCGCGGCTACTCCGCGCCCGTCCTCGCGGTCGCGAACTTCGGGCAGGCAGCTCCGGCGATCGGGCTCGTCGTGCTGCTCAGCATGGTGATCACCGGCAGCGGCTTCGCGGCGAGCCTCGTCGCCCTCGTGCTCTACGCGGCACTCCCCGTGCTGCGCAACACCATGATCGGGATCCGCGGCGTCGACGAGCGCCTCGTCGAGGCCGGCCGAGGCATGGGCATGAGTCGCGCGTCCGTGCTGTTCCGCATCGAGCTCCCGCTCGCCGTGCCCGTCATGCTCGCCGGGATCCGCACCGCCCTGGTCCTCCTCGTCGGCACCGCGGCGCTCGCGGCGTTCGTCAACGGCGGCGGGCTCGGGATCCTCATCACCACCGGCGTCAACCTCTACCTCTACCCCGTGCTGATCTCGGGGGCGCTGCTCATCTCGCTGCTCGCGCTCGCCATCGACTGGCTCGGCCGCGTCGTCGAGCACGTCGCCCGCCCGAAGGGACTCTGA
- a CDS encoding undecaprenyl-diphosphate phosphatase yields MSYLEAIILGLVQGLTEFLPISSSAHLRIAGLFMGGDPGATFTAITQLGTELAVVVFFRRRIGKVLSAWTRSLRGGMPKGDPDVRMGWLVIIGTIPIGIAGYLFQDTIRSTFRSLWIVAIVLIVFGILLGLADRYSRSDRLEKDMTYGHGVSIGIAQALALVPGVSRSGATTTAARAFGYSRPVAAEYSFLLAVPAVFGSGLYELVKSFDETGQAGAGQTAVATLIAFIVGLAVIAGLMRYISTRTFMPFVVYRVALGVVLLVLLGTGAIAA; encoded by the coding sequence TTGAGCTATCTCGAGGCGATCATCCTGGGCCTCGTCCAGGGTCTGACCGAATTCCTGCCCATCTCCTCGAGCGCGCACCTCCGGATCGCCGGGCTGTTCATGGGCGGCGACCCGGGAGCCACGTTCACCGCCATCACGCAGCTCGGCACCGAGCTCGCGGTCGTGGTCTTCTTCCGCAGGCGCATCGGCAAGGTCCTCTCGGCCTGGACCCGCTCGCTCCGCGGCGGCATGCCGAAGGGCGACCCGGACGTGCGCATGGGCTGGCTCGTCATCATCGGCACCATCCCCATCGGCATCGCCGGCTACCTCTTCCAGGACACGATCCGCTCCACGTTCCGCTCGCTCTGGATCGTCGCGATCGTGCTCATCGTCTTCGGCATCCTGCTCGGCCTCGCCGACCGCTACAGCCGCAGCGACCGCCTCGAGAAGGACATGACCTACGGGCACGGCGTGAGCATCGGCATCGCCCAGGCGCTCGCCCTCGTCCCCGGCGTCTCGCGCTCGGGCGCGACCACCACGGCCGCGCGCGCGTTCGGCTACTCCCGACCTGTCGCGGCGGAGTACTCGTTCCTCCTCGCCGTGCCCGCCGTGTTCGGCAGCGGCCTGTACGAGCTGGTGAAGAGCTTCGACGAGACCGGCCAGGCCGGCGCAGGGCAGACCGCGGTCGCGACGCTCATCGCGTTCATCGTGGGCCTCGCGGTCATCGCGGGCCTCATGCGGTACATCTCCACCCGCACGTTCATGCCCTTCGTGGTCTACCGCGTCGCCCTCGGCGTCGTGCTCCTGGTGCTCCTCGGCACCGGCGCGATCGCGGCCTGA
- a CDS encoding M20/M25/M40 family metallo-hydrolase, whose translation MTDTLPDDLDATARIARDLIRFDTTNHGEGRSEGETEAAVYVEEHLKDLGLKPELIDAAPGRTSVLTRIPGRNRDKPALVVHGHLDVVPADPANWSVDPFGGVIKDGMLWGRGAVDMKNMDAMMITALQEIITSGRAPERDLIMGFFSDEEAGGVLGSAYVVENRPEWFAGATEAISEVGGYSIDLAGKRAYLLQTGEKALVWIRLVATGTAGHGSQVNRDNAVTRLAGAVARIGMEEWPVHLTDTTRQLLDEIARIVGADPTQVTPDDLAIATGTASKFIAATLRTTTNPTLLHAGYKHNVIPDTAEALIDIRVLPGEEDEVLARVRELAGEGVEVRIVHQDVGLENPFEGPLVDAMVATLGAHDPEAEVLPYMLSGGTDNKALSLLGITGYGFAPLKLPASMDFPSMFHGVDERVPLDALVFGRQVLRDLLLNY comes from the coding sequence ATGACCGACACGCTCCCCGACGACCTCGACGCCACCGCACGGATCGCTCGCGACCTCATCCGGTTCGACACCACCAACCACGGCGAGGGCAGGTCGGAGGGGGAGACGGAGGCCGCGGTGTACGTCGAGGAGCACCTGAAGGACCTCGGGCTGAAGCCCGAGCTCATCGACGCCGCGCCCGGTCGCACGAGCGTCCTCACGCGCATCCCTGGCCGGAACCGGGACAAGCCGGCGCTCGTCGTCCACGGCCACCTCGACGTCGTGCCCGCCGACCCCGCGAACTGGTCGGTCGACCCGTTCGGCGGCGTCATCAAGGACGGCATGCTCTGGGGCCGCGGGGCGGTCGACATGAAGAACATGGACGCGATGATGATCACCGCGCTGCAGGAGATCATCACGTCGGGCCGCGCCCCCGAGCGCGACCTGATCATGGGCTTCTTCTCCGACGAGGAGGCGGGCGGCGTGCTCGGCTCCGCCTACGTCGTCGAGAACCGGCCCGAGTGGTTCGCGGGTGCCACGGAGGCGATCAGCGAGGTCGGCGGCTACTCCATCGACCTCGCCGGCAAGCGCGCGTACCTGCTGCAGACGGGCGAGAAGGCCCTCGTCTGGATCCGCCTCGTCGCCACCGGCACCGCGGGCCACGGCTCGCAGGTCAACCGCGACAACGCCGTCACCCGGCTCGCCGGAGCGGTCGCGCGGATCGGGATGGAGGAGTGGCCCGTCCACCTCACCGACACGACGCGGCAGCTCCTCGACGAGATCGCCCGCATCGTCGGGGCCGACCCGACGCAGGTCACTCCGGACGACCTCGCGATCGCCACCGGCACAGCCTCGAAGTTCATCGCCGCGACGCTGCGCACCACCACGAACCCGACGCTCCTGCACGCGGGCTACAAGCACAACGTGATCCCCGACACGGCCGAGGCGCTCATCGACATCCGGGTCCTGCCCGGCGAGGAGGACGAGGTGCTCGCCCGCGTCCGCGAGCTCGCGGGAGAGGGCGTCGAGGTGCGCATCGTGCACCAGGACGTCGGCCTCGAGAACCCCTTCGAGGGGCCGCTCGTCGACGCCATGGTCGCCACCCTGGGCGCGCACGACCCCGAGGCCGAGGTCCTGCCCTACATGCTCTCCGGGGGCACGGACAACAAGGCCCTCAGCCTGCTCGGGATCACCGGATACGGGTTCGCGCCGCTCAAGCTGCCGGCGTCCATGGACTTCCCGTCGATGTTCCACGGCGTCGACGAGAGGGTCCCGCTCGACGCACTAGTCTTCGGGAGGCAGGTCCTCCGCGACCTCCTCCTGAACTACTAG